Part of the Danaus plexippus chromosome 23, MEX_DaPlex, whole genome shotgun sequence genome is shown below.
aaaacacttaaaaatacaatttcagTTCCAATCGAAACAATTAAAGAGTActtaaacgtatttttttaagttaacctTATGTTTACAGTTGCTGATTTGATTCCGATAAAACAAACCCTCGATAAAATCAAGGCCGAGTGTTTCTTCCACGACGACATAGAGTTTAATCGATTCAAAGTGCTCGGACAAACCGAGAGTGAAGATTTGTACgtgattatattaacataagaaaataattttatatcatattataaatacaaacgataataatgtaatatagcttattttattgtgaaaatctcaacatttataagaaattaactaattaatatcattttttttaaatttctacagGAATTACGAAAGGGAAATAGATTCCAGCAAGAACAGATTAACCGAAATTAAAGCAATACTGAAAAAACATCCCAGCCTTTGCGAAATATTCCAAGCTAACACAAGATGTTAATGTCGTTTAATATGGGATATAAAGACttaattttcctttaaaaacatattttttacttttattaaaataatcttattaaaatcttcAGGCAAATGTAATATCatccacaaaaataaaatttatacgaacagttacaaacatgtttatttctaaataataaataacaataccataaactattaaaaacattacaatgttAACATCCTAAATTACATAAAGATTTAATCgatcaaatataaacaaacatacaatttcAATTGACACTGTCACAGGATACTAGGAAAAGCCTTAACCGTAGGAACTAAGTCGTGCCATAAGCCGTAGAAACTAATTAAGTCGTGTCACGTAAATGTACCGCATCACATATCTCCTGAACCTCCTGCCTGATGCTATTTTCTATTGTGATAAATTCCTGGACACTCGAGGGCATCctcatatcattattattatcatcagTTATTTCGATTTCCTTGAATACGTCGGATTTGATTCTGTCCACGTCAATTTTTTCCTCGGAATTCTGATGCTTGAAATCAAGCACTTCTGTAACACTCGGTTTGGATTTGCATTTAGGGATGACGAGTTTTGGTATGGGAATTTTAGTTTCATCCTTAGATATCCCTTCGAGTTCTTGATTTGGTAATTTGTTAGATTCGATGGACACTTTACTGGAAGATTCTAAAGATTTCGCTGAAACCGTCCTGCTGGGTACAGGTATCAGGTCAAAAATTTTGGGTGTTGGCGGTTCAGGTTCAAAGGGCACAGCTAAACTATTCTGAAGGGCCTCAACCTCTTTACGCTTTGTCTGTTTCCGCTCTAATTGTTTCTGCAATTCTTCTATTCTCTCCTCTTTAAGATTCAGCAACTTGTCCAAGTGTTCgacctaaaattaataagttgtCAGTGAtcatttcaaagtttttttcatcaatatcaTTCAAACAAGTGACCCTATTTATCTTAAGCGATTTCATTTTTATGCCGTGagcaattttatgtttttgcaTTTTTCTTATTCAGGTCTTCAGCTTGAGGGAAGTGAAAGTGGAGTGGAATCAAGTCAATAACCTTTTGTTTCAGCGTTTCCACAGTTTCCTTTGCATCTTTCAGTTCTTCTTTAAGTGTTAGATGTGTTTCGTAGTTGACAACTTTCTGCTGGATTGTTTCTAAAACTCCATTCACTCTCATCTTAACAGGAACTACCAATACATGTTCtggaagaataaaataaatagtaatactaCATACTAAGAATTGTGCAGATTTATGGATAGACGGGAGATTTTCATTTAACGTAAACACTACAAAAtggataaaaagaaattaatgtaGCCTAGGCgtgttctttaaaaatttccaaAAAGCCAATGAGCTTAATGTTAtactatattatgtaataataattagaaaaactgtattaatttaagaaatattgaaattcttACATTTATCCCATTATTAAGgcataataattacaacaaaCTTTGATTCAGGTTTAAGAACAGATCCTATACGGTATACCTCACAGCCATCTTCTAAATTTTAtggattaaaattgttatatatgtgatttatgctttattatctgttaaatTATGAACAATCATTTGAATAACCCTCGTCTCCGCAGGCCTCATAATAACTTCCGCCGCTGGAAACATTTTGTTCAGACTCTTTCAGCGACCTATTAGCGTCCTCATCTCGACGGATTTTGTCTCGGACTGAAATTGGAACAAAtaactgtaattttatatcGCCTTTATgagtaaaagtaaatttttcagtCCAAGAAACAGTACGTTTAATAACGAAGTCATTAGAAACGTTATGCACAAAAATGATATAGTTTTGGTGATTAGAAATGGGATTACGATAGAATAAGTGCTTATTACGTTGCTTTTTAGATCTTCTAGGACTCTATGTTAggtatctatacatatatgtgtttttatttctcacCCATAACCAGAACACGTTCGATGACCCCAGGAGCGCAGTTCGCGAGCTGTTCCATGGTGTTGCTGCACAGGTTCAGACGCAGCTTCTTAAGCACCTTCCTGTTCAGAGTCATCCAATTGTTCAATTTAAGGGAATGACTATTCCTGGGCGGGTAGTTGTGCATCTCCACCAGCTTAGGATAATGCACGCTTAAGATTTCCGCTAGAAGTACTAAAatcgaaattaatttacttacataaaagtctatttttataatgtatttaagaatCAAAACCTGCCGCTTAAATTTGACAGATTGTTAGTAAAAGATTTGTTGGAGAAGTAGAAGATGATGGATGTATGGGATGTTTAGGATTTGGGCTTTATTTAGGATGTTCTGAGGTCACCGCTCACGCTCACCAGCATCAGAGAAATCTCTGTTTATTTTCTTCGTAGGCCTTGACAGCTTGAATGTGTCGACCCAGGCCAGGACGGTCTCAATATCAGACAGTGGTATCGGTGAATCGTAGGCAGACATtttgttatctttatttatgtatgtttaactatattaattttgcatgTTTGCCATATGAgaatgacattatttatttttcatgtaaacGGCCAATAAGAATTGATATTCTAAAAAGGAAATTCAAAGTTGTTAATAAGGCTGCTACTATACGAGatatcgaaaaatattaaaaaataaaacattcaatgaATATCTGTAggcacattaaattaataaaaataaccaaagGAGGTACGATATTGAAAGCAAATTATCTATACCTAATATTAATGTGAATTTGGaaggatattatttaaatataactaacaatattttcatctcTTCCATTTTTTACGTATTGTATAATCTGTCTAAGTGACtccatttaaaaatgtatagataGGGATGCAATCTCTATCCCGCGAAATCCAGATCTCCCGAGATCTCGTCTCATTTTAAGAAATCaatcttgaaatatataataattagaacTCAGCTGAGGTTGGAGTGATTATCATAGTTAGGAATAACCATTCACAATCACGCCTAGTTTAGGAAATACTGTCTAAATAgcaatttttacaatatgattatctttattaacatAAGTTCTCtctttataagatatttgaCAGTGcaaaatttgtgttttaagtgaaaaattatttaaaaaaaacacgttttTTTCTAAGTAACTTAggttatagtatttatattatgagtaATGAGATCTAGGACTTCCGCgagaattgatttaaataaaactaatgcgaaaatattagtttaaatttatactacGTTATTGTCTTACTTGTATAGTtatcacaaattaaaaattttaaataatttttcttttatctatTCGCAAAAATCTTCGAAATAGATTCTTAATCACGACAGAATAGATCAGAATGGAATTTCTTATTCCTCGAGATCTCGCTTAACGATCTCATCTCCAGATTTTTTAACCTACgtataaatactaaaaaaatatatagtatacatGTTTTCCTTTAATGTTTCTCAAAGTTAAGATAAAAATCATGCaactaataaaagataaacagTCAAATACAACAACGCTATCTCC
Proteins encoded:
- the LOC116774669 gene encoding sperm flagellar protein 1-like, whose protein sequence is MSAYDSPIPLSDIETVLAWVDTFKLSRPTKKINRDFSDAVLLAEILSVHYPKLVEMHNYPPRNSHSLKLNNWMTLNRKVLKKLRLNLCSNTMEQLANCAPGVIERVLVMVRDKIRRDEDANRSLKESEQNVSSGGSYYEACGDEEHVLVVPVKMRVNGVLETIQQKVVNYETHLTLKEELKDAKETVETLKQKVEHLDKLLNLKEERIEELQKQLERKQTKRKEVEALQNSLAVPFEPEPPTPKIFDLIPVPSRTVSAKSLESSSKVSIESNKLPNQELEGISKDETKIPIPKLVIPKCKSKPSVTEVLDFKHQNSEEKIDVDRIKSDVFKEIEITDDNNNDMRMPSSVQEFITIENSIRQEVQEICDAVHLRDTT